CAGGTTGCAGTGGACTCGAAAATTGGGCGAATTGAAAGCTTCATAAAGCTTGTAAAAGTTCCAATTCAGGTTGGTTTGTCTTGGTGTCAAATCTATCAATGGAGTAACTTAAATGGATTGTTACTTTTTTCTTGGTAGACCATCATTGTTTGCGAGGAGGCATGTGGTTATTTTCTACTTGAAACTTAGCTTCTTTTACAATCAAGTAGTAAAATAAATTCCAAAATCAACTGTATGCCTGGAATGTCAAACATTTGTAATAGAAGGATGCATGAGGTGTTCAACATGACTGTATTCTAATGAAAAATGGCTGGACTTAGATTTGTGAAGACATTTACCAACAAATTTCATGCTAATGTTTGTCATCCAGTATTTCTTTTTTGTAATGGTTTATTGTTTGTTTAGTTTTCTGGAAAAAGAACTAAACAAAAAAGTTGATATTGTAGACTACCACCATGATAGACTTTTTGAGTCTGCTGTGTCTACTAAAGAGTAATTCCTTTTCTTGTGGAAACCTACTCAATTCTTCATTGCACAAATCCATATGCAGGTTTTTATTGCTTGTGGACTAAGTAACTGTCAACCAGAGGATGCCTATCGCAAACCAAAAACTGGGATGTGGCATATCATGGAGAAGCACTTCAATTCCGGTCTTCTAATTGACATGGATCAGTTATTGTCCTTCCACTCTTTCCTGCCAATTCTGGATTTATTGGCTTATGGCTTTTCATTGAGTGACTTGATAGTCTAAATTATACTTGCTGCGAGAACTTGCACAATtggtttgttgaattttattttttattttttatagcTCCTTTTATGTCGGTGATGCTGCTGGAAGACCAAATGATCATAGTGATGCTGATATCAAATTTGCAGAGGTAGTGAGCGTATTTGACTTTTGAACTTCCAAGCAGCTAGATAGCTCATAACTGGATGCTACTTATTATTAAGATGATCTGTTGCGCTACTTATGATTTCTTGCTTGATTGCTTGATCAGTCATTCAACCTTGTGTATCCAAAGTATAGTTGAAATATCGCACATTGTTTTGCGGCTGGATGATCTTTCAGCTGTCTTTAGTCATTACTGATTCCTTGTTTGACATGCATAATTTTATCAGTCTTTATTTAACAAACATAATATCCTTATTTTAATGCTAGTGTCTTCATTACTTCACCTGTGGTACTCTTGGGTAAAGTCACTTCCTCTTCACCCTCTTTTGTGATTTGGTAAAGTTTATGAAAATTGGATTGATGGGCTGGTTTTATGTATATTGCAGGCCATTGGATTAAAATTCTATCTACCGGAGCAGTACTTCAACAGTTAAAATCTGGCATCTAACAGTGTACTTGTGACTTTATGCAACTGAAGGACATAATTCGAGTAACTCATTCTGTAGATAGTGAAGAGCAGATGGTCCACTGGGAGAACATTGTAGTTATTGACCTCATTGTGAACAGTTTATTGTGACCTTTATGGTGattatgttgcatctaattttcttccttttggaGCCGTGTTTCGCCTTCCTTTGGATAAGTAGCACTGAAAGGTTCATCCTACCAATGGTTCTGAGCATCCCTTTAGGAACACCAGTAAGCAGGAATAACAGCATAGTTTCTGCAGGATTAGCAAGCAATTTTTAGCTTATTGTAATGTTTTGCGTGCTAACAACTCAATGCATTTGAAGCCCTGCAAATCAACAGTTACATGATAGGAGATTGCTTGCTAAACTGAAATCCACTCGTACATTAGTGTCCATAAACTctaaaaaagagagagagagagagaagccgGGGGGGAGGTGAAAGTTTCTGATCCCTTATTTTGGTTTCATAATAATGCAGCGTGAAGGTGTCTTATCGATACTATATCCAATCATCCATAATGGAATAATTGAAAAACATCAACGGACAAACTAAACGGTAAACAGtgatacatttttttttatatgctTCACTAACCTAGGATAGACGAAATCTCGAGCAGAGGGTTTGAACTTTGAATTGCCACTGCTCGATTACAGTACGGACCATATACTCGGACAATAGTTGATACATCCCTATCCAGAGGCTTCTTCAGATGTGATTCAAAGTAAAGATTAAGAAAGGCATACTTGGTGTTAAGTTTTGCAAGGACAGCTCAAAGTATTGAGGCTTCGAGTCAAGCTCTGCAGAGGTAAGAAATCATACAAGCATGAAGTACTAGCTGCAGACTGAAGCTGCAAAAATAGCCATTGATGTTTTGGCGATATTCATACTCCCAGACCCGTCAAAATACCTACATATCACTTCTTCCTACCAATCTCTCCTTCTATGATGGCATGTCTTGTCAAAACAATCTCTTTGACTAGGTTTCTGTAAGTGAATGGTCTAACAGCAGCTCGTAAGAACAAACCAGGCGGTACTTTACTCTTTTTGATCCTTTTCCTGAAAGGACCGTAACCGAGATTCTTCCATTCTGCTGGACTGACCTTTGCTCTTGTTCGCCTCATTGCCAATTCATCCCCATCTTCTTCAACTGTCCCTTTCCCCCTCCTTTCCATTGCTCTAATCTGCTTTTCATAGATTTTGTTAGATATCTCTAAGCCTCGTTTTGCAAGCTTTTCCATTGCTTCATTACTTCTCAATGCCTTCTTAAATTCCGCATCCCAGTAGTTTGGATCCTCTTCAGGACCGAAatcctcttcttcctcctcgATTCCCAACTCATCATCTCCAGCATCCTCTACATCCAAAATTGCATCATCGTCTTCACCATCCTCCACTTCACTCCTTCCACCATTCTCATCGCCATCATCCTCAATCCAGTCCATTATCTGACCTTCCTCATCATTCTCACCATGATCGCCATTCTCATCATCTGGGGCGTCACAACCCAACTCCATTTCCTCCAATTTCACCTTCCACTCCTTAGTATATGGATGCAACAGAGGCACTGGATGGTTGTTCAATAAAAACTCCAAGCACTTCGACTTCTTCTCATCACTCAACTTCTCATAAGCATTCACAACATCATCTACAAACGCCTTTGGATTCGCCTTCACTATTCTACATAATCCACCAAAATAAGTACAGAATTCCACCCTCCCATCATCATTCACCAACTGGAACAAAAAATCCCCCTCAGTCTGTGGATCAAGCAACGGTGTCAATTCCTTAAAAAAGTCATCTTGAGGCTCAAATCTACACTGATAAACTGGCCTCTTCACATAAATTATATCAGGCCTCATCCACGCTGCACACTGGGTAATCATGGACCTTGCCTTATTTCCGAGCCTTCCCATCAAATTCCACTTATCCAACCTCTGATCCCCAGCTTCAAGAACCACCTCGCTTACCAAAGTCCACTGTTGCCAAGGCAACTCCGAAACCCTCCACCTAGGATGCctgacaaacacccaaaaattCCTGAACTTAACATTTTTATCCATTGCATCTAATCTAGTTTGAAATTCTCGAGCCATTTCAAACTGCTCGATCTTCTCCCACTCTTCTTGATTGCGAACTTCACCAATCAAAGTTACACACTCATCGGTAATCCGTCCATGAATTGGCTCACCTAAAACCACCCCACGCCAAGAATAAGGTCCAAATTCACCATACTTGTACCAATCGTACGGGTGCCTAAGATTTGGATCATCTTTTTCCATAAACCTAACCATTCTAT
Above is a genomic segment from Coffea eugenioides isolate CCC68of chromosome 5, Ceug_1.0, whole genome shotgun sequence containing:
- the LOC113770967 gene encoding uncharacterized protein LOC113770967, whose translation is MQTQNLPFAKDLNPPLFNFQPPSSFFKFLNPLHRSIVPIHPSSGTSKPLKIHCQNPTPQFSRQNATHQRDVRSFAGRSKGKPGGTSTGRIEGNAEVRRQAKRNARRKSRKLAESLFYRLKNPNKNYPDNLSEEQLEMIGLGYDRMVRFMEKDDPNLRHPYDWYKYGEFGPYSWRGVVLGEPIHGRITDECVTLIGEVRNQEEWEKIEQFEMAREFQTRLDAMDKNVKFRNFWVFVRHPRWRVSELPWQQWTLVSEVVLEAGDQRLDKWNLMGRLGNKARSMITQCAAWMRPDIIYVKRPVYQCRFEPQDDFFKELTPLLDPQTEGDFLFQLVNDDGRVEFCTYFGGLCRIVKANPKAFVDDVVNAYEKLSDEKKSKCLEFLLNNHPVPLLHPYTKEWKVKLEEMELGCDAPDDENGDHGENDEEGQIMDWIEDDGDENGGRSEVEDGEDDDAILDVEDAGDDELGIEEEEEDFGPEEDPNYWDAEFKKALRSNEAMEKLAKRGLEISNKIYEKQIRAMERRGKGTVEEDGDELAMRRTRAKVSPAEWKNLGYGPFRKRIKKSKVPPGLFLRAAVRPFTYRNLVKEIVLTRHAIIEGEIGRKK